In the Juglans microcarpa x Juglans regia isolate MS1-56 chromosome 6D, Jm3101_v1.0, whole genome shotgun sequence genome, one interval contains:
- the LOC121235223 gene encoding uncharacterized protein LOC121235223, with the protein MLPKAFALVKLLFSSHHLLTFPRESVSKPLLVFTTATYSTKSPTQFERVEVVDLPKNSIDVLRKWGCSDHDISKIIVRRPSLRLADIAHLQSKLNMLSSLGIGAHDLVKIINCRPRFLSCQINHCFHERLEFFMTLFESREVLAKAIVRNPSFLTYDFNNSIMPAIAMYEEVGVSRKDLIPMLLSRPTMIPRTSFDEEKMEYIRKTGISKDSKMYKYVVTIIGISRHETILQKVGNFEKFGFSDDEIFNLFGRSPLMLTLSVDKVQRNMTFVLGMMKFPASVVLKCPFLLYSSLETVLKPRVLLAGKIDDMGLDSQIKGPTMLRALKMTEKRFLKAFVKCHPKDVADELLEFYKCAKGIKRLAEASKKNICVGFPF; encoded by the coding sequence ATGTTACCGAAAGCCTTCGCTTtggttaaattattattttcatcgCACCATTTGCTCACATTTCCCAGGGAATCAGTTTCAAAACCTTTGCTGGTCTTCACGACTGCCACGTATTCAACGAAAAGTCCAACCCAATTTGAAAGGGTAGAAGTTGTAGACCTCCCAAAAAACTCCATTGATGTTCTGAGGAAATGGGGTTGTAGTGATCATGATATATCGAAGATAATTGTCCGCCGCCCTTCTTTACGTCTGGCCGACATTGCCCACCTTCAATCCAAACTTAACATGCTCAGTAGCTTGGGTATTGGAGCTCATGATCTTGTGAAGATTATCAATTGTCGCCCCAGGTTTCTAAGCTGTCAAATAAATCATTGCTTTCATGAGCggcttgaattttttatgacattgtTTGAGTCAAGGGAAGTGCTTGCTAAAGCTATTGTTAGGAACCCTTCATTCTTAACATATGACTTCAATAACAGCATCATGCCTGCTATTGCAATGTATGAAGAGGTGGGTGTTAGTAGAAAGGACTTGATTCCTATGCTCCTTTCTCGGCCCACTATGATACCTCGAACTTCATTTGATGAAGAGAAAATGGAATATATTCGCAAAACTGGGATTTCCAAGGATTCCAAGATGTATAAATATGTTGTTACGATCATCGGCATCTCACGCCATGAAACAATCCTTCAAAAGGtgggaaattttgaaaagttcgGGTTTTCAGATGATGAAATCTTCAATCTGTTTGGGAGATCTCCCCTTATGTTGACACTATCAGTTGATAAGGTACAGAGGAACATGACTTTTGTTTTGGGCATGATGAAGTTTCCTGCAAGTGTGGTCCTTAAGTGTCCATTTCTATTGTACTCTAGCTTGGAGACTGTGTTAAAGCCGCGAGTCCTTCTTGCGGGGAAGATAGATGACATGGGTCTTGATTCGCAGATTAAGGGACCCACAATGCTTAGGGCACTGAAGATGACTGAGAAGAGGTTTTTAAAGGCGTTTGTCAAGTGTCACCCGAAAGATGTTGCTGATGAATTGTTAGAGTTCTACAAATGCGCCAAAGGGATCAAGCGATTGGCAGAAGCgtcaaagaaaaacatttgcgTGGGATTCCCTTTTTGA